One Leptospira noumeaensis DNA window includes the following coding sequences:
- a CDS encoding YiiD C-terminal domain-containing protein, with amino-acid sequence MRHREILLEYKVHPLWQFLEQTYGFEQAFRMFKPYEGANILPKLVDKNTMVVSMPLILSNTNYVGTHFGGSLYSMCDPFFMFLLMMNLGKDYMVWDKGAKIDFVKPGEGTVTATFHIPDSEFENLKELLKKEKKTIRTYETQVVGEDGKTVAKITKDLYIRRLV; translated from the coding sequence ATGAGACACAGAGAAATCCTTTTGGAATACAAAGTCCATCCTTTATGGCAATTTTTAGAACAAACTTATGGTTTTGAACAGGCCTTTCGGATGTTTAAACCCTATGAAGGTGCCAACATCTTACCCAAACTTGTGGATAAAAATACGATGGTAGTTTCTATGCCACTCATATTATCAAACACGAATTATGTGGGGACTCATTTCGGCGGATCTCTTTATTCTATGTGTGATCCATTTTTTATGTTTTTACTTATGATGAATTTGGGAAAAGATTATATGGTTTGGGACAAAGGTGCCAAAATTGATTTTGTAAAACCCGGAGAAGGTACGGTAACAGCCACCTTCCATATTCCAGATAGTGAATTTGAAAACTTAAAAGAACTTTTAAAAAAAGAGAAAAAAACCATTCGAACCTACGAAACCCAAGTGGTTGGTGAAGACGGGAAAACCGTCGCCAAAATCACAAAGGATTTATACATCCGAAGGTTAGTTTAA
- a CDS encoding ubiquinone/menaquinone biosynthesis methyltransferase, whose amino-acid sequence MNQYQLPSQEKKPEYVRTNFDGIAKAYDRFNDWNSFFLHRVWKDWVVREAKKNVPLAKSALDLCCGTGDITLRLSKDPSLEKVVGLDFSEKMLSFAFHKIPKDPRVDLLLGDAMNLSQFADGSFDLVTMGFGLRNVSDLKKCLHEIKRVLKKGGVFVNLDVGRVRPKFLKYFADFYFFKIVPIFGYLLYGKENEMFDYLPHSSKAYPDQETLAEILKEVGFQNVRFQNFVFGNAVAHVAKKAD is encoded by the coding sequence ATGAACCAATACCAACTCCCATCCCAAGAAAAGAAACCGGAATATGTAAGAACCAATTTTGATGGAATCGCGAAAGCTTATGACAGGTTCAACGACTGGAATAGTTTTTTTCTCCACCGTGTTTGGAAGGATTGGGTAGTGCGAGAGGCCAAAAAGAATGTTCCTTTGGCCAAATCAGCCCTGGATCTCTGTTGTGGGACTGGAGACATCACACTACGGCTTTCCAAGGATCCAAGTTTAGAAAAAGTGGTTGGTCTTGACTTTTCGGAGAAGATGTTGTCTTTTGCCTTCCACAAAATTCCAAAAGACCCCAGAGTGGATCTCCTTCTGGGTGATGCCATGAATTTGAGTCAATTTGCCGATGGTAGTTTTGATCTTGTGACAATGGGATTTGGACTGCGCAACGTTTCTGATCTCAAAAAATGTCTACATGAAATCAAACGAGTGTTAAAGAAAGGTGGTGTATTTGTCAATTTGGATGTGGGGCGTGTCCGACCTAAATTTTTGAAATACTTTGCTGATTTTTATTTTTTCAAAATAGTTCCTATCTTTGGGTATTTGCTCTATGGGAAGGAAAATGAGATGTTTGATTACCTTCCTCACTCATCCAAAGCCTACCCAGACCAAGAGACTTTGGCAGAAATCTTAAAAGAAGTGGGGTTTCAAAATGTACGGTTTCAAAACTTTGTTTTTGGAAATGCCGTGGCCCACGTAGCCAAAAAAGCAGACTAA
- a CDS encoding LruC domain-containing protein, with protein MKRWLVLLTIPLVLLDCSNKKKGLLLLPFLGLGDGTAQSTPETGKGDGAFTVVGLETTDTSQITAPAETTPTDGATSGDQTTTPEQTPAPVVTTPAPTPTTVVNETTVVVVDQTNGGNFNFETNVTVPVTVVVGNESGPIANAPVTVTETTTTGQPNVVGVGTTDSNGSVTIPISVPPTVTTVEISVIGVNPTTGEVVELNGTAPVQQPAPNGSGTVVVAPVVTVDTTNFQPVNGCVQAVDTDCDGIANIYDEFPEDPSLATTARSGRYTIAFEDMFPSAGDADLNDHSTVFTTEMDKTPANKVKVIRGTYTHVAKGAGYNHELRLSLNVPTNATVQVSYVNGSGNPWNGCAAAPKYTANTTGDCTGGTLTSAQLKRGVLILPSSDKTLFGSKNAPSAGTTFTINDFVRGVTANVTITFEEPVDLNQTKNLVGGHLNYFLAINQKTDGVFRQIYRPGYFTNNAGKDSFLDSKGFPWAIIVPGIFNHPTEGADIRKSSTSGYIFFNDWVTSNGVLHKDWYSQVDQIPTATRPSYVVRVSDFYIDNGFSAYLIKAVQKNAWEVSASLIVVGAALGFLMKKRFGKQQAA; from the coding sequence ATGAAACGATGGTTAGTTCTTTTAACAATTCCCCTTGTTTTATTGGATTGTTCCAATAAAAAGAAGGGTTTATTACTTCTCCCATTTTTGGGACTCGGTGACGGAACCGCACAATCCACACCAGAGACTGGTAAAGGAGACGGCGCCTTTACTGTAGTGGGACTCGAAACCACCGACACAAGCCAAATCACTGCTCCTGCGGAAACCACACCCACAGATGGTGCCACAAGTGGAGACCAAACAACAACTCCAGAGCAAACTCCGGCACCGGTTGTCACCACTCCGGCTCCCACGCCAACTACCGTTGTGAATGAAACTACAGTGGTTGTCGTTGACCAAACCAATGGCGGAAATTTTAATTTTGAAACCAATGTGACCGTTCCTGTCACTGTTGTGGTTGGAAATGAATCAGGCCCAATCGCAAACGCACCAGTCACTGTGACTGAAACAACAACTACGGGACAACCCAATGTGGTTGGTGTAGGAACCACTGATTCTAACGGATCGGTAACCATTCCCATTAGTGTTCCTCCAACAGTAACCACTGTAGAAATCAGTGTGATTGGTGTGAATCCGACTACTGGCGAAGTAGTGGAACTCAATGGAACAGCACCTGTCCAACAACCTGCTCCTAACGGTTCAGGTACTGTTGTTGTGGCTCCTGTTGTCACTGTAGACACAACAAACTTCCAACCTGTGAATGGTTGTGTGCAAGCCGTTGATACTGATTGCGATGGAATTGCCAATATTTATGACGAATTCCCAGAAGATCCAAGTCTTGCGACAACAGCACGTTCTGGTAGATACACAATTGCATTCGAAGACATGTTTCCGTCAGCAGGTGATGCCGACTTAAACGACCACTCTACAGTATTTACTACTGAGATGGACAAAACACCAGCAAACAAAGTAAAGGTGATTCGTGGAACTTACACTCATGTTGCGAAAGGTGCAGGTTACAATCATGAACTTAGACTTTCATTGAATGTTCCAACCAATGCAACCGTCCAAGTGAGTTATGTAAACGGAAGTGGAAATCCATGGAATGGATGTGCTGCTGCTCCTAAATACACTGCAAACACTACAGGAGATTGTACTGGTGGAACTTTAACATCTGCACAACTCAAACGTGGAGTTCTCATCCTTCCAAGTTCTGATAAAACATTGTTTGGAAGTAAAAATGCTCCAAGTGCAGGAACTACATTCACAATCAACGACTTTGTTCGCGGTGTGACTGCCAATGTAACCATTACATTTGAAGAACCAGTGGATTTGAACCAAACCAAAAACCTAGTTGGTGGGCATTTGAATTATTTCCTTGCCATCAACCAAAAAACAGATGGAGTGTTCCGACAAATCTATCGTCCTGGTTACTTCACAAACAATGCCGGTAAAGACTCTTTCCTCGATAGCAAAGGATTTCCTTGGGCCATCATTGTTCCTGGTATTTTTAATCACCCAACAGAAGGTGCTGACATTCGTAAGTCGTCTACCTCTGGTTATATCTTCTTTAACGATTGGGTAACTTCAAATGGAGTCCTTCATAAAGACTGGTATTCACAAGTAGACCAAATCCCTACTGCAACACGGCCATCTTATGTGGTTCGAGTCAGCGACTTTTATATTGACAATGGTTTTTCTGCCTACCTCATCAAAGCTGTTCAGAAAAATGCTTGGGAAGTATCGGCAAGTTTGATCGTCGTAGGAGCCGCTCTTGGGTTCTTAATGAAAAAACGATTTGGAAAACAACAAGCCGCTTAA
- a CDS encoding methyl-accepting chemotaxis protein: MGNNKNKFEVINEKYEISNQLNRLDGFLVTILIGFVATVILQLMIAAFPLPLPIFIGITTFALTLSFLYLSYKKRKMLKLWVGEKSQTLDPVLILSGFGIDIQDYSESLLENCSSLQNRLDAINQHIVDLNDKIHTTGQDIDRVYQIVSQLATEEVKLMEAVGKTSEEINIMFDIVNIVIAEIQSRDETMENLVFLSKDGRTKVADTNKTIKKFSESSGNILKLIDFINGVSKETNLLAINAAIEATHSGSESKGFTVIADEIGKLSTVTANNAKQITKILKENINDYGKAEKLGIESGNAFQFIADEIHIVHGTIAEVIQSIQELKSRGTAILSKAKTLDDVAERVRDTSGEVYGEIVTIHTNLEDVQGLSDTIQKECEEIHSAQRGILELTGNLRRQLKEISNQTDEILGVS, translated from the coding sequence ATGGGAAATAATAAGAACAAATTCGAAGTCATTAACGAAAAATATGAGATATCTAACCAACTGAATCGTCTGGATGGATTCTTAGTAACAATACTAATTGGGTTTGTGGCAACTGTCATTTTGCAACTTATGATTGCGGCCTTCCCTCTTCCCCTCCCGATTTTTATTGGTATAACGACTTTTGCACTCACCTTATCATTTTTGTATTTATCATACAAAAAAAGAAAAATGTTAAAGTTATGGGTTGGCGAAAAGTCTCAAACTTTGGATCCAGTGCTGATACTATCAGGATTCGGGATCGATATACAAGATTATTCTGAATCATTATTAGAAAATTGTTCCTCTCTCCAAAATCGGTTGGATGCTATCAACCAACATATAGTTGACTTAAACGATAAAATTCATACCACAGGGCAAGATATCGACCGTGTGTATCAAATTGTTTCCCAACTCGCAACGGAAGAAGTTAAACTTATGGAAGCCGTAGGAAAAACATCGGAAGAAATCAACATCATGTTTGATATTGTCAACATAGTCATCGCAGAAATCCAAAGCCGGGATGAAACAATGGAGAATTTAGTTTTTTTAAGTAAGGATGGTAGGACTAAAGTTGCAGACACAAATAAAACGATTAAAAAATTTAGTGAATCCTCTGGAAACATTTTGAAGTTGATCGATTTTATCAACGGGGTTTCCAAAGAAACAAACTTGCTTGCCATCAACGCAGCTATTGAAGCCACACATTCTGGATCGGAAAGTAAAGGTTTTACTGTGATTGCAGATGAAATTGGAAAACTATCAACAGTCACCGCAAACAACGCAAAACAAATCACAAAAATTTTAAAAGAAAATATCAATGATTATGGGAAAGCAGAAAAATTAGGCATTGAATCAGGCAATGCATTTCAATTCATTGCTGATGAAATCCATATAGTCCACGGAACCATTGCTGAAGTCATTCAATCCATTCAGGAATTAAAATCGCGAGGTACTGCCATTCTATCAAAAGCGAAAACTCTGGATGATGTAGCAGAACGAGTGAGGGATACATCCGGTGAAGTTTATGGTGAAATTGTAACCATTCATACAAATTTGGAAGATGTACAAGGACTTTCCGATACCATTCAAAAAGAATGCGAAGAGATTCATAGTGCACAACGTGGAATTTTAGAACTCACAGGAAACCTAAGAAGACAACTCAAAGAAATTTCAAATCAAACCGACGAAATTTTGGGTGTTTCTTGA
- a CDS encoding AMP-binding protein — MASVLRFADSEYFLSGNFEFDLERNQPILVDPLWKGTVLENHLHRFPLPTLNSKNSFCLVTSGSTGLPKMVWKEWEEIQKEITYWTNVSELKTLLSQTSKVQVLVPLCHLYGLLWGYLIPKRLGIQIQWTSSPTAGDLWITSAPQLQRALDSKIPLPLTAVVSGMKFPVPLARHLRELGGISVTEIYGSTETGGIGFRDPLRQNRFQILTDIETKVQLEEGISETELQIRSPFLSHQSFLLKENGWEKQTAPPSEYYSVGDLGNLTDLGWFLLGRKDRIIKHNGKRVSLDRIESEILGLGLGGEFVCVPVADELGDTIGLFYSGNNSKPEILQILRRELPESHIPKVLLTYPSLPKLPNGKPDYPTIIKLCFEEYQSLKNEKLNLKVNEPTNSQTSVLEILESILGIQPDPNQHLVYDYGMDSIQYADLILRLEKKINHKIPEEDKRTGYFASASGIEEYIKEKLYLLE, encoded by the coding sequence ATGGCCTCTGTCCTTCGTTTTGCTGACTCCGAATACTTTTTATCTGGAAACTTTGAATTCGATTTAGAAAGAAACCAACCCATCCTAGTGGATCCACTTTGGAAAGGAACGGTTTTGGAAAACCATCTACATCGATTTCCACTCCCTACTTTAAATTCTAAAAATTCTTTTTGCCTCGTGACCTCTGGTTCGACTGGGCTTCCTAAAATGGTATGGAAGGAATGGGAAGAAATTCAAAAAGAAATTACCTATTGGACAAATGTATCAGAACTCAAAACACTTTTAAGTCAGACGAGTAAAGTCCAAGTGTTAGTTCCCCTCTGCCATTTGTATGGACTGCTCTGGGGGTATTTAATCCCCAAACGACTGGGAATCCAAATCCAATGGACCTCAAGTCCTACAGCTGGGGATTTATGGATCACATCAGCACCACAATTACAAAGAGCCTTAGACTCAAAAATCCCACTTCCCCTCACGGCAGTTGTTTCAGGAATGAAATTTCCTGTTCCGCTGGCTCGACACCTGCGAGAATTAGGTGGGATCTCTGTGACCGAAATTTACGGATCAACGGAAACGGGCGGGATTGGGTTTCGAGACCCACTCAGACAAAACAGATTTCAAATCCTTACCGATATAGAAACTAAAGTTCAATTAGAAGAAGGAATCTCTGAAACAGAACTTCAAATTCGAAGCCCTTTTTTATCTCATCAATCCTTTCTTTTAAAAGAGAATGGTTGGGAAAAACAAACCGCACCACCTAGCGAATATTATTCTGTAGGTGATTTAGGAAACTTAACTGATTTAGGATGGTTTCTTCTCGGAAGAAAAGACCGAATTATCAAACACAATGGAAAACGTGTTTCCTTAGACCGAATTGAATCTGAAATTTTGGGATTGGGTTTAGGAGGAGAATTTGTCTGTGTTCCCGTAGCTGACGAATTAGGCGATACAATTGGTTTATTTTATTCAGGAAACAATTCGAAACCTGAAATTTTACAAATTTTGCGAAGGGAGCTACCAGAAAGTCATATTCCAAAGGTGTTACTCACCTATCCTTCTTTGCCAAAACTTCCCAATGGGAAACCAGATTATCCAACCATCATCAAACTTTGTTTTGAGGAATATCAATCCTTAAAAAATGAAAAGTTAAATTTAAAAGTGAATGAACCTACCAATTCCCAAACCAGCGTTCTCGAAATTTTAGAATCCATACTAGGAATACAACCAGATCCGAACCAACATTTAGTTTATGACTATGGAATGGATTCGATTCAATACGCGGATTTAATTTTAAGATTAGAAAAAAAAATAAATCATAAAATCCCAGAAGAAGACAAACGAACTGGTTATTTTGCCAGTGCTTCTGGGATAGAGGAATATATAAAAGAGAAACTCTATTTATTGGAATAA
- a CDS encoding PAS domain-containing protein, with amino-acid sequence MSKFIDPNILGKLGTLTQAEADAASFGIVKVDENGKILLYNKYESVLANVPIETAVGKNFFTEVAICTNNRIFYGRFKEGMVSGNLDITFNYVFTYKMKPTNVVIHLYYDLPSDTNWIFVKLR; translated from the coding sequence ATGAGCAAATTCATAGACCCAAATATCCTTGGCAAACTTGGAACGCTAACTCAAGCCGAAGCTGATGCAGCGTCATTTGGAATCGTAAAAGTAGATGAAAATGGGAAAATATTGTTATACAATAAATATGAGTCAGTACTTGCAAATGTACCCATTGAAACAGCAGTTGGTAAAAACTTTTTTACAGAAGTTGCAATTTGTACCAATAATAGAATTTTTTATGGTAGATTTAAAGAAGGGATGGTTTCGGGCAACTTAGACATCACTTTTAATTACGTTTTTACTTATAAAATGAAGCCAACAAACGTAGTGATTCATTTGTATTATGATCTCCCATCTGACACAAATTGGATTTTTGTAAAACTAAGATAA